In Anaerobacillus isosaccharinicus, one genomic interval encodes:
- a CDS encoding MFS transporter — translation MGSSDLVAESSVEFLDNKVVLFWSFTVWLVVMNTTMFNVALPNVLLDLSLTSATAAWIVSGYSIVFAIATLTYSRLSDFIPISRLLLVGLSILGIASVIGFFANQFYLLLIARILQAAGAGAVPGLAMVLASRYIPLSRRGRAMAYIASAASLGFGLGPVIGGVITQYLGWNYLFVVTGLVFILLPIFFKLLPKELVKIGQFDLIGALLTGLCVTGLLLVLSTFSYVLLAGTIVLVGLWWRHIHRKDLPFIQPKLLKNKQYTKLLYIGFIAFVLHFSALFLMPLILTTVFEKEPAAVGLIIFPGAILSAVAAQFIGRFIDRFGNVPVIMFGQSSLVVATVLFALTATKAPVFILFTYMFMSVGFSAMTSSVSNEYSRILPKEEIGSGIGLAQLLQFFGGAFGVTMTGILLTWQQGVLEQLSYQNIFIVLIGLIISSVCVFGLYIKGAHVRRN, via the coding sequence ATGGGTTCTAGTGACTTGGTAGCGGAAAGTTCGGTGGAATTTCTTGATAATAAAGTAGTCTTGTTTTGGAGTTTTACTGTTTGGTTAGTTGTCATGAATACAACGATGTTTAATGTTGCTTTACCGAATGTCCTACTGGATCTTTCGTTAACTTCAGCAACGGCAGCATGGATTGTCTCAGGGTATTCAATCGTTTTTGCCATAGCAACGTTAACTTACAGTCGTTTATCTGACTTTATCCCAATTTCACGATTGCTTCTTGTTGGATTATCAATATTAGGAATTGCTTCAGTGATCGGCTTTTTTGCGAACCAATTTTATCTATTATTAATTGCCCGTATACTTCAAGCAGCAGGAGCTGGGGCCGTTCCGGGTCTGGCCATGGTGCTAGCTAGTCGGTATATTCCTTTATCAAGGCGGGGAAGAGCGATGGCCTATATTGCATCAGCTGCTTCCCTTGGTTTTGGCCTTGGGCCAGTCATCGGTGGCGTGATTACCCAATATTTAGGATGGAATTATCTTTTTGTGGTCACAGGTTTAGTCTTTATCTTGCTACCTATATTTTTCAAGTTATTGCCTAAAGAATTAGTGAAAATTGGCCAATTTGATCTCATTGGGGCACTCCTGACTGGTTTATGTGTAACAGGGTTATTATTAGTTCTTTCAACATTTTCATATGTTTTGTTAGCTGGCACGATCGTCTTAGTCGGATTATGGTGGAGACATATTCATCGAAAAGACTTGCCATTTATCCAACCAAAGCTTCTTAAAAATAAGCAATATACGAAGTTGCTGTATATCGGCTTTATTGCTTTTGTGCTTCATTTTTCTGCTCTATTTTTGATGCCGCTCATTCTCACTACTGTGTTTGAAAAAGAACCGGCAGCCGTTGGATTAATTATATTTCCAGGGGCAATTTTATCTGCCGTGGCAGCACAATTTATTGGTCGTTTTATCGACCGCTTTGGAAATGTACCTGTCATTATGTTTGGGCAAAGTTCTTTAGTTGTTGCGACGGTTTTATTTGCATTGACAGCCACAAAGGCTCCAGTTTTCATCCTTTTCACCTACATGTTTATGAGTGTTGGCTTTTCGGCAATGACATCTAGTGTTTCTAACGAGTATTCAAGAATTTTACCGAAAGAGGAAATCGGCTCAGGAATTGGCTTAGCGCAATTACTACAATTTTTTGGTGGGGCGTTTGGCGTTACAATGACCGGGATTTTATTAACATGGCAACAAGGAGTTTTAGAGCAATTAAGCTATCAAAATATCTTTATTGTACTGATCGGATTAATTATTAGTTCGGTTTGTGTATTTGGATTGTATATTAAAGGTGCTCATGTTCGCCGCAATTAG
- a CDS encoding DUF3918 domain-containing protein, whose product MFGMGRRNNNGDMNTTLMLMVGLGVGAAAYSMMRGRNNGNNNMNMMESAQKAMNQLRD is encoded by the coding sequence ATGTTTGGAATGGGCAGAAGAAATAATAATGGCGATATGAATACTACACTTATGTTGATGGTTGGTTTAGGCGTTGGCGCAGCGGCATACAGTATGATGAGGGGCCGAAATAACGGCAACAATAATATGAATATGATGGAGTCAGCACAAAAAGCAATGAACCAACTTAGAGATTAA
- a CDS encoding Mrp/NBP35 family ATP-binding protein → MLSGEIISVISGKGGVGKSTVSANLAVSLARQGHSVALIDFDIYGSSIPKMMNIGFGPKSINNKIVPVESHGVTIMSMGFIVKNNDPVVWRGPMLGKVVEQFINDVIWGKLDYVVIDMPPGTGDVAMDVNRLIPSSYQILVTTPHPTASHVAERAGKMATNNNHDILGVVENMSYFQPPEDDTKYYIFGKGGSEHLALALETEVIAKLPIIAPKEGDFEPSIYRKGTLLFDKYNELAEKVVDLIRNKNSRSVQKPV, encoded by the coding sequence ATGTTATCAGGAGAAATAATTTCTGTCATTTCTGGAAAAGGTGGAGTAGGTAAATCTACAGTTTCTGCTAATCTTGCTGTATCTCTAGCAAGGCAAGGGCACTCTGTAGCACTTATTGATTTTGACATCTATGGTAGTAGCATACCAAAAATGATGAATATCGGCTTTGGACCGAAATCAATAAACAATAAAATTGTTCCTGTTGAATCACATGGTGTAACCATCATGTCAATGGGATTTATAGTGAAAAACAACGATCCTGTCGTATGGCGTGGTCCGATGCTTGGTAAAGTCGTTGAACAGTTTATAAATGATGTAATTTGGGGAAAGCTCGACTACGTAGTTATTGATATGCCTCCTGGGACTGGAGATGTTGCGATGGATGTAAATCGTCTCATTCCTAGTTCTTATCAAATACTAGTGACGACGCCACATCCAACAGCTTCTCATGTCGCAGAAAGAGCTGGGAAGATGGCCACTAATAATAACCATGACATCCTTGGTGTCGTTGAAAATATGTCATATTTTCAGCCACCAGAAGATGATACAAAATATTATATTTTCGGAAAAGGTGGGTCCGAACATCTTGCTCTAGCTTTAGAAACCGAGGTGATCGCAAAGCTACCGATTATTGCTCCTAAGGAGGGGGATTTTGAACCTTCTATTTATCGTAAAGGTACTCTCCTATTCGATAAATACAATGAACTTGCCGAAAAAGTTGTAGATCTGATTCGAAATAAAAACAGCCGTTCAGTTCAAAAGCCTGTATAA
- a CDS encoding D-cysteine desulfhydrase has translation MNLTKFPRIRYTHSPTPIEEASRFSEALGGPTISIKRDDLLGLTEGGNKTRKLEFLIADAKAKGADTIITAGGIQSNHCRLTLAACVKANLNCILVLEENAINQYDTQTNGNFLLYQLLGTEAIKIVANGTDVYAEMDQVANEVKEEGRTPYLIPIGGSNVIGATGYAACAKEIVDQGEDFDYVICASGSGGMHGGLLAGFLGLEKKTEVIGMNVSRAKQEQEEKVYELTKATALHLGIEKSIPREKILCFDEYVGPGYALPTLGMVEAVKLLASTEAILLDPVYTGKTMAGLIDLIRKGYFKQSDKILFLHSGGTPAIYAYSPIFYEK, from the coding sequence TTGAACTTAACTAAATTTCCACGAATTCGCTATACACATTCACCGACACCGATCGAAGAAGCATCACGGTTTTCCGAAGCGTTAGGTGGGCCTACTATCTCTATAAAAAGGGATGACCTACTTGGTCTTACTGAAGGTGGTAACAAAACAAGAAAATTAGAATTTTTGATTGCTGATGCCAAAGCGAAAGGTGCAGATACAATTATCACAGCTGGTGGAATTCAATCGAACCATTGCCGCTTAACATTGGCGGCTTGTGTAAAGGCCAACTTAAACTGCATTCTCGTTTTAGAGGAAAATGCTATTAATCAGTATGATACTCAGACAAATGGTAATTTTCTCTTGTATCAATTGTTAGGAACTGAAGCGATTAAGATTGTCGCCAACGGAACAGATGTTTATGCCGAAATGGATCAAGTTGCCAATGAAGTTAAGGAAGAGGGACGAACACCTTATTTAATTCCAATTGGAGGCTCAAATGTGATAGGGGCAACGGGTTACGCAGCTTGCGCAAAAGAAATTGTCGACCAAGGGGAAGACTTTGATTATGTTATTTGTGCAAGTGGTAGTGGTGGGATGCATGGTGGACTTCTTGCAGGATTCCTAGGTTTAGAAAAGAAAACCGAAGTAATCGGTATGAATGTAAGTCGCGCGAAACAGGAACAAGAAGAAAAGGTGTATGAACTTACCAAGGCGACTGCTCTGCATCTTGGGATTGAAAAGAGTATTCCGCGTGAAAAAATTCTTTGTTTCGATGAATATGTCGGACCTGGCTATGCCTTGCCAACGCTAGGAATGGTCGAAGCTGTTAAGCTACTAGCAAGTACGGAAGCTATTTTACTTGATCCAGTTTATACTGGTAAGACGATGGCCGGACTCATCGATTTAATTCGAAAAGGTTATTTCAAACAAAGTGATAAGATCTTATTTTTACACTCAGGCGGAACACCTGCCATTTATGCGTATTCACCAATATTTTATGAAAAATAA
- a CDS encoding ABC transporter substrate-binding protein, with protein MKYWKIGTLLLVLVLFMTACSSDKTDSDARDDSGVEHGEVVPSITILSSTPEANQTQYEAANMAAAEWRKLGIDVTVRPIEFNTMVDRVFNGEDHDFDVYTIGWSGRAERLDPDMFTYSILHSSNAGPGGNNSSGFVHAEFDALSAAQRQEMDIEKRREMIFEAQEIIANEVPFITTYVPMFVQAYNNERFTDVPLMVGEGIFSEWLPYYVKPLADDKVIRVGSTYDLNTLNPLDASTAYEWRILRLIYDKLVRISLEGAPTPAAASGWNVVDDTTVDVFVREGMTFHDGTPVTAEDVKFSFDFQIEHNPGYFLAFIDPIESVEVVDEFTVRFNLKNPYAPFVNNTLAQIPIIPKHYWENVMEEEGIASPADFPNLNPIGSGPMKFNHWRRGEEISLATNKDFYENIEIDGMIYRLYGQMEGIMAGLQRKDIDTLSDPMIPAHINQSRGIEHLTVTETGSIGFQFLGFNLRRVPFDNKEFRRALAYTVDFNTIVDAHLEGYGGFGGAGLNINEANQFWHNPNISRPGFDPSQARQVLEAAGYTWDSQGRLRLPTN; from the coding sequence TTGAAGTATTGGAAAATTGGAACTTTATTATTGGTTTTAGTTCTATTTATGACGGCCTGCTCGAGTGACAAAACGGATTCAGATGCCCGCGACGATTCAGGAGTGGAGCATGGTGAGGTCGTTCCGTCTATTACAATTTTAAGTTCAACACCTGAAGCAAACCAGACACAATATGAAGCCGCGAATATGGCGGCTGCTGAGTGGCGTAAGCTTGGTATTGATGTTACAGTACGACCGATTGAATTTAATACAATGGTAGACCGAGTATTTAACGGTGAAGACCATGATTTTGACGTTTATACAATTGGTTGGTCAGGACGTGCTGAACGTTTAGATCCTGATATGTTTACGTATAGTATTCTTCATTCCTCCAATGCTGGTCCGGGTGGGAATAACTCTAGTGGTTTTGTTCATGCCGAGTTTGACGCATTATCGGCAGCCCAACGCCAAGAAATGGACATTGAAAAGCGTAGGGAAATGATATTTGAAGCGCAAGAAATTATTGCCAATGAAGTACCATTTATTACAACCTATGTCCCAATGTTCGTGCAAGCCTACAATAATGAGCGCTTTACAGATGTACCTCTAATGGTGGGAGAAGGTATTTTTAGTGAGTGGCTTCCGTATTATGTTAAGCCACTAGCTGACGATAAAGTGATCCGTGTAGGATCAACGTATGACTTAAATACACTAAACCCATTAGATGCTTCTACTGCATACGAATGGAGAATTCTTCGTCTAATCTATGACAAACTAGTACGTATAAGTCTTGAAGGGGCACCTACTCCTGCAGCAGCATCTGGTTGGAATGTTGTTGATGATACTACAGTTGATGTATTTGTTCGTGAAGGAATGACGTTCCATGATGGAACACCTGTAACGGCAGAAGACGTTAAGTTCTCGTTTGATTTCCAAATTGAGCATAACCCAGGATACTTCCTTGCATTTATTGATCCAATTGAGTCTGTGGAAGTAGTTGATGAGTTTACGGTTCGTTTTAACTTGAAAAATCCTTATGCGCCATTTGTAAATAACACGTTAGCACAAATACCTATTATTCCGAAACACTACTGGGAAAATGTAATGGAAGAAGAAGGAATTGCCTCTCCAGCTGATTTCCCTAACTTAAACCCAATCGGAAGTGGTCCAATGAAATTTAATCATTGGAGACGTGGTGAAGAAATTAGTTTAGCAACAAACAAAGACTTCTATGAAAATATCGAAATTGATGGAATGATCTATCGTTTGTATGGTCAAATGGAAGGTATTATGGCAGGTTTACAAAGAAAAGATATTGATACTTTATCTGATCCAATGATTCCTGCGCATATTAACCAGTCTAGAGGAATTGAGCACTTAACAGTTACAGAAACTGGAAGTATCGGGTTCCAATTCCTTGGTTTTAATCTTCGCCGCGTTCCGTTTGATAACAAAGAATTCCGCCGTGCGTTAGCTTATACAGTTGACTTTAACACGATTGTCGATGCTCACTTAGAAGGATATGGTGGATTTGGTGGAGCAGGGCTAAACATTAACGAAGCGAACCAATTCTGGCACAACCCTAATATTTCAAGACCAGGATTTGATCCTAGTCAGGCTCGTCAAGTGTTAGAAGCTGCTGGTTATACTTGGGATAGTCAAGGTAGACTTCGCTTACCAACTAATTAA
- a CDS encoding phosphoglycerate dehydrogenase, with the protein MSTVTLNKVLTIKTLNNIAERGLNVFNKDHYTIDNESNKADAILVRSFNMQALELDTPLKAIARAGAGVNNIPVEKCTEKGIVVFNTPGANANAVKELVLTTLIAASRNLFAGVAWARTLDGEGDQIPKLVEAGKKQFVGKEIKGKTLGVIGLGAIGALVANDALNLDMEVIGFDPFISVDTAWNLSRNVHRAMTIEQLFANSDFITVHVPLTNDTKGMFNEATFSLMKPDVHILNFSRDGLVNEADMAVALETGKVGKYITDFPNENVLKMKNVVPIPHLGASTGESEENCAIMAARQLKEYLETGNIKNSVNFPNVSLPYTGKTRVAVFHKNVPNMVGQITSAISNYHLNIADMINRSRGEYAYTMIDIDNEVNNDIIPGIEAQINQINGIVGIRLI; encoded by the coding sequence ATGAGCACTGTAACATTAAACAAAGTCCTTACAATTAAAACATTAAATAATATTGCAGAAAGAGGGTTAAATGTATTTAATAAGGACCATTATACGATCGACAATGAGAGCAATAAAGCGGATGCAATTCTAGTTCGGAGTTTTAACATGCAAGCACTAGAGCTAGACACACCGTTGAAAGCAATTGCACGTGCAGGGGCTGGAGTTAACAATATCCCCGTTGAAAAATGTACAGAAAAAGGTATTGTCGTTTTTAATACTCCTGGAGCCAATGCGAATGCAGTAAAAGAGCTTGTACTTACGACATTAATTGCCGCGTCTCGTAACCTTTTTGCTGGTGTTGCTTGGGCACGAACATTAGATGGAGAAGGAGACCAAATTCCGAAGCTTGTTGAAGCAGGAAAAAAACAGTTTGTCGGAAAAGAAATCAAAGGAAAAACTCTTGGGGTAATTGGACTTGGCGCAATTGGTGCACTTGTAGCTAACGATGCACTTAATCTAGACATGGAAGTGATTGGATTTGATCCATTCATTTCTGTTGATACAGCTTGGAACTTGTCTCGAAATGTTCATCGTGCAATGACGATTGAACAGCTATTTGCAAATTCTGACTTTATTACGGTACACGTTCCACTTACAAATGATACGAAAGGAATGTTTAATGAAGCGACATTTAGCTTAATGAAGCCTGACGTTCACATATTAAACTTTTCTCGTGATGGACTAGTAAATGAAGCTGATATGGCAGTTGCATTGGAAACTGGAAAAGTTGGAAAGTACATTACAGACTTTCCGAATGAGAATGTTCTAAAAATGAAAAATGTGGTGCCTATCCCTCATCTAGGTGCTTCTACTGGAGAGTCAGAAGAAAACTGTGCAATTATGGCTGCTCGCCAGTTGAAAGAGTATCTTGAGACTGGAAACATTAAGAACTCTGTGAATTTCCCTAATGTATCTCTACCTTATACAGGAAAAACTCGTGTTGCGGTCTTCCATAAAAATGTACCTAATATGGTGGGGCAAATTACATCTGCAATCTCTAACTATCACTTGAACATTGCGGATATGATCAATCGTAGCCGTGGAGAATATGCTTATACAATGATTGATATTGATAATGAAGTTAACAATGATATTATTCCAGGGATTGAAGCTCAAATCAATCAGATTAATGGAATTGTTGGGATTAGATTGATTTAA
- a CDS encoding DUF4910 domain-containing protein, which yields MFRSWRKAIEEELSGRQAYRYAERIGQYHRIQASPGYREAANQIMNLLKRDGVEAELVTSPARFGDRFLSHQTFKEWRCDSAELWIETPVRKRIARFEEEEISLIQRSISTLPEGVTTGLIVIDNATEESSYEGLDVEGKIALVRGNPAVVHALAVEKYKATGLIFDHLAEYPPFRTRLDLPDTRQYTSYWWHAEEEVKSFGFVVSPRIGEELRNLAKDGEVLIKAKVKTELYEGQFENIEYFIPGKKHEELLLVSHLCHPYPGGQDNASGPGTLMEVMRTLTRLIQDGTLPQPELGIRFLMMPEMNGTAAYFHQHPDRIEQTVAALNLDMVGADQTKGGGPLCVEQPPLATPTFVDRFAYHLVEDVMSNSANFSGTTKYSTVNYVKTRFSGGSDHYIISDPTIGIPCPMLIQWPDKHYHTTSDLPQHLDETMMEKVGVVTALYGYGLANGGEEDWISYLFQHTSRSSNFLISEKEWLIDQSFSTEEKLQAFSFYTDYETKAIKQIENYAKLRNYQQLLEQIDWTKQTIAAQNQLLEVITKKHLELTRNLDTTEFRSEDWMTGIYTRTYKAPLRIGDEISLLSLDERLNWHKEYESKVPMGYADFLFYWMDGKRTVEEVLTLTRYETGYYYPEYAKALVDLCLQLRLIA from the coding sequence ATGTTTCGTTCGTGGAGAAAAGCAATTGAAGAAGAATTGTCAGGAAGGCAAGCCTATCGTTATGCAGAAAGAATTGGACAATACCACCGAATTCAAGCTTCACCTGGTTACCGCGAAGCTGCAAATCAAATTATGAACTTGTTAAAAAGAGATGGAGTGGAAGCGGAACTTGTCACGTCTCCTGCTCGTTTTGGTGACCGATTTTTATCCCATCAAACATTTAAGGAATGGCGTTGCGATTCGGCTGAGCTTTGGATTGAAACACCTGTGCGCAAACGAATTGCTAGATTTGAAGAAGAAGAAATTTCACTAATCCAAAGAAGTATTTCCACGCTGCCTGAAGGTGTTACAACAGGACTTATCGTCATTGATAACGCTACTGAGGAAAGTAGCTATGAAGGACTTGATGTTGAAGGGAAAATTGCTCTTGTTCGAGGAAACCCAGCCGTTGTCCATGCTTTAGCTGTTGAAAAGTATAAAGCAACTGGACTTATTTTTGATCATTTAGCTGAATATCCACCGTTCCGCACGAGGTTGGATCTTCCAGATACGCGTCAATATACGTCTTATTGGTGGCATGCTGAGGAAGAAGTAAAGTCATTTGGTTTTGTAGTCTCCCCAAGAATTGGTGAAGAACTTAGAAATCTAGCAAAGGACGGAGAAGTTCTTATAAAGGCAAAAGTTAAGACCGAACTTTATGAAGGACAGTTTGAAAATATTGAGTATTTTATTCCGGGAAAAAAACACGAAGAACTCTTACTTGTAAGTCATTTGTGTCATCCTTATCCTGGTGGGCAAGATAATGCGTCAGGCCCAGGAACATTAATGGAAGTAATGAGAACATTAACACGGCTGATTCAAGATGGAACATTGCCACAGCCTGAGCTTGGGATCCGTTTTTTGATGATGCCAGAAATGAACGGAACTGCGGCGTATTTCCATCAGCATCCAGATCGTATTGAGCAAACCGTTGCTGCTTTAAACTTAGATATGGTTGGAGCGGATCAAACAAAGGGTGGAGGGCCTTTATGTGTGGAACAACCGCCACTTGCAACACCAACATTTGTTGATCGATTTGCTTATCATCTCGTTGAAGATGTGATGAGCAATTCGGCTAATTTTTCAGGGACAACAAAATATAGCACGGTTAATTATGTAAAAACGAGATTTTCAGGTGGAAGCGACCATTATATTATTTCTGATCCAACCATCGGCATACCTTGTCCAATGCTCATTCAATGGCCAGATAAACATTACCATACAACATCAGATCTCCCTCAACATCTTGATGAAACGATGATGGAAAAAGTCGGTGTTGTTACGGCTCTATATGGTTATGGGCTTGCTAACGGAGGAGAAGAAGACTGGATATCTTATTTATTTCAACATACGAGTCGAAGTTCAAACTTCTTAATTAGTGAAAAAGAGTGGTTGATTGATCAGTCTTTTTCTACGGAAGAAAAGTTGCAGGCGTTTTCTTTCTACACAGATTATGAGACAAAAGCGATAAAGCAAATCGAAAACTATGCGAAACTAAGAAACTATCAGCAATTGTTGGAGCAAATCGACTGGACGAAACAAACGATTGCTGCTCAAAATCAGCTGTTAGAAGTGATTACAAAAAAACACCTTGAATTAACACGAAACCTTGACACAACCGAGTTCAGATCTGAAGATTGGATGACGGGTATTTATACAAGAACGTATAAAGCTCCTTTACGCATTGGTGATGAGATTAGTCTATTATCTTTGGATGAACGGTTAAATTGGCACAAAGAGTATGAATCAAAAGTACCAATGGGCTATGCCGATTTTCTCTTTTATTGGATGGATGGCAAACGAACAGTAGAAGAAGTGTTAACCTTAACGAGATACGAAACAGGTTATTATTACCCAGAATATGCAAAGGCATTGGTGGATCTTTGCTTGCAGTTACGATTAATTGCATAA
- a CDS encoding 4Fe-4S dicluster domain-containing protein — MSRMFVDELSPGETVATSPTPCMHCVTPACAESCPVQAISVTSDGIVLSASLEKCIGCKNCTYACPFGIPRVDDVKKMMYKCDMCYDRTSKGTPPMCASVCPTDTIMFLEEDDLKNHSPKEVQYQWDFGGTTIETRTVIGLPDTKRNSFGFYDGEGVQS, encoded by the coding sequence ATGTCGAGAATGTTTGTTGATGAGTTAAGTCCTGGAGAAACAGTGGCAACCTCGCCAACTCCTTGTATGCACTGTGTTACACCAGCTTGTGCAGAGAGTTGTCCGGTGCAGGCCATTTCAGTTACTTCTGATGGGATTGTTCTTTCTGCTTCTCTGGAAAAATGTATTGGTTGTAAAAACTGTACTTATGCTTGTCCATTTGGAATACCAAGAGTCGATGATGTGAAGAAAATGATGTATAAATGCGATATGTGCTATGACCGGACCTCAAAAGGGACACCACCAATGTGTGCAAGTGTTTGTCCTACGGATACCATTATGTTTCTTGAAGAAGACGATTTAAAAAATCATTCACCTAAAGAAGTGCAATACCAATGGGACTTCGGCGGCACGACTATTGAAACAAGAACAGTCATTGGTTTACCTGATACAAAAAGGAATAGTTTTGGATTTTATGATGGTGAAGGGGTACAATCATGA
- a CDS encoding ubiquinol-cytochrome c reductase iron-sulfur subunit, producing MRKIEKFLRSLTFNIRRDKELDLNRRGFVASALSLMGIFFLSSTPLVVLSKKIEKESNEFETLIAAQGDLAVGDSVAFSYPKEHDPALLIRISETEYRAYNIKCTHLMCPVYWEKEDWKLVCPCHHGFFDVEDGSVLAGPPQRALPTINLAFKDNGIYAVSITQAQH from the coding sequence ATGAGGAAAATCGAAAAATTTCTTCGTTCACTTACTTTTAACATTAGAAGGGATAAAGAGTTAGATTTAAATAGAAGGGGCTTTGTCGCCTCTGCCTTATCATTAATGGGCATTTTCTTTTTAAGCTCAACACCTTTGGTTGTTTTATCGAAAAAAATCGAAAAAGAAAGCAATGAATTCGAGACGTTAATTGCAGCCCAAGGAGACTTAGCTGTAGGAGACAGTGTGGCCTTTAGTTATCCAAAAGAACACGACCCTGCACTACTGATCCGCATTTCAGAAACTGAGTACCGCGCCTATAACATAAAGTGTACGCATTTAATGTGCCCTGTTTATTGGGAAAAAGAAGATTGGAAACTTGTATGTCCATGCCATCATGGGTTCTTCGATGTTGAAGATGGATCTGTTCTAGCAGGACCACCACAGCGTGCATTACCTACAATTAATTTGGCATTTAAAGATAATGGCATCTATGCTGTTAGTATTACTCAAGCTCAACATTAG
- a CDS encoding organic hydroperoxide resistance protein, with protein sequence MTKPVFTATVTAKGGRDGSVVSSEGNLVQNIAMPGSARKKDLPDATNPEQLFAAGYAACFDGALQFIAKKEKEFFESEVTVSVSLLKDEKDDGFKLGTTIYVKGIRIENEKLEKLVHKAHEFCPYSKAIKGNIDVKLEVVE encoded by the coding sequence ATGACAAAACCTGTATTTACGGCTACTGTAACTGCTAAAGGAGGTAGGGATGGAAGTGTCGTTTCGTCTGAAGGAAATTTAGTCCAGAACATTGCTATGCCGGGGTCAGCAAGAAAGAAAGATCTACCAGATGCGACAAATCCAGAACAGTTATTTGCTGCAGGTTATGCTGCGTGTTTTGATGGTGCATTACAATTCATCGCTAAAAAAGAGAAAGAGTTTTTTGAATCAGAAGTTACGGTAAGTGTAAGCTTGCTAAAGGATGAGAAAGACGATGGATTTAAACTTGGCACAACCATTTACGTAAAAGGAATTCGCATTGAGAACGAGAAATTAGAAAAATTAGTTCATAAAGCTCATGAATTCTGCCCATACTCAAAAGCCATAAAAGGAAATATCGATGTTAAGTTGGAAGTAGTAGAATAA